Proteins from a genomic interval of Helicoverpa zea isolate HzStark_Cry1AcR chromosome 31, ilHelZeax1.1, whole genome shotgun sequence:
- the LOC124645474 gene encoding actinia tenebrosa protease inhibitors-like yields MVAIENIEVPLTNRTLDDVSKQPWLVYCRFQKNEHACGRIIGSRRYYYDVRMQTCVRFQYANCRHTYNMFSSLPACRSQCQDLGLRHAPVNVTENVFCRFQPEFGACNSYHPMFYFDISEMACKGFSFSGCGGNHNRFETINDCLKVCHPAVKQDANSK; encoded by the exons ATGGTTGCCATTGAGAATATAGAGGTGCCGCTAACCAATCGTACATTGG ATGACGTATCAAAACAGCCATGGCTTGTATATTGCAGGTTTCAAAAGAACGAACATGCTTGTGGACGTATAATTGGTTCACGAAG GTATTACTATGACGTAAGAATGCAAACCTGTGTACGTTTTCAATATGCAAACTGCAGGCATACCTACAATATGTTCTCTAGCTTACCAGCTTGCAGGAGTCAATGTCAAG ACTTAGGTTTGCGTCACGCGCCCGTAAATGtaacagaaaatgttttttgcCGATTTCAACCTGAATTTGGAGCTTGTAATTCCTATCATCCAAT GTTTTACTTCGACATATCAGAAATGGCCTGCAAAGGCTTTTCTTTTAGCGGTTGTGGAGGTAATCACAACAGGTTTGAAACAATTAACGATTGTCTAAAAGTTTGTCATCCTGCGGTAAAACAGGATGCTAATTCAAAATAA